The Fusarium falciforme chromosome 4, complete sequence genomic interval GTGAGGGGGGGTAACTTGAAATGGGAGAATCCAAAGGCTCCCCAGTCAGAAGAACAATTCTTGGGCCGTGTACAGATAAGAAGGTCCGGCCAAATATACTTGGTATGATCAAGAAAGGAGGTCGACCGCATCTGCGAGTTCTGGAAGCTTGCCCACTCCAACGCATAGGTACATCACGTGGGGCTACTTACTGTGCGCGCCTCATCCATTCGCAAGCCTGGTCTATTCCTTGCCGAGCACACCGTTCTTTGCGTGGATGTTTAAAATGATCATACGGGCTTGTTCTTATGTGTATGCAGATAaatttgcttcttcttcttcttcttcaccgcCTTGTGTATATGATGGCTCTGTTAAAACTTGGGTATACCTCAAAGAACACCGTTGCAATCATTGGCGGAATGGGCCGTTTCCAGCTTCAGAGTATCAATATCAAGATAACAAACACACGAGGAATGCCGCAACTTCGTACTCGCGATCAACACTCTGCGTGAAAATGTATTTCACGTGTCTCATCGAACAGCTCACATGGAACCATCACGCAAGATTCACGACTCTATCCTTCTCATCGAGATCGCATGTACTACAAGTACCTAACCTGTAGGCTCGCTGGGGAGTACCGTTTAAAACGGCCCCTACATCAAAGAGCTACCTAGGACGATGGCTAGAAACAGACTAGCTCAGGCACCTCCTTAGACAACTGTGAGTGGTGAGGTTCAGGCGCGTCCCCACAAAAAAAGCTCCCATGTGCTGTAAGGTCCGTCTTCAATCACCCCGTTGCCATCGACGACAAGAACCTCTCCCATCTCAACTTTTCGCGCTGACATCCCAGGTCTCTTTGTCGGTCATCAGGAACCTCGTCTCCAAGGCGCCGAGCATCACGTGGACGCATCAGAGATACTGCGATCGACAATTCCCCCGACGCGAGGAAGCTGATCCTCAACCTCCaaccgccatcatgtcgtTCAGCTTTGGAGGCACAGGCGGCTCTTCGGGCGCGCCAAACAACAACACAACGTCCACTGCGCCGGCTTCGGGCGGTCTCTTTGGAGCTGCGGCGGGAACACCTAAGTTCTCCTTTGGGGGTGCCACTGCCGGTAGCAGCACTACACCCGCGGGCAACCCAGGCGGTTTGTTTGGTCAACAAACTGGCGCCTCGGCGCAAAAGCCTGCTGGCGGTCTCTTTGGAGGCTCTGCGACTAACAACGCTTCTACCACACCGGCATCGACTGGAACCGGGCTCTTCGGCGGCGGTGCCTCTACGACTCCCTCATCGGGCGGCCTttttggaggaggtggtgctTCTACCACTCCTGCGACAACTGCTACGACGGGAGGACTGTTTGGTGGAGGTGCCACCACTTCAACCACGCCTGCGAGCGGAGGGCTATTTGGAAACAACGGAAACGCTGCCAACAAGCCTGCAGGTAACCTATTTGGTGGTGCTAACACTACTACTCCTgccagtggtggtggtctgTTTGGTGGACAGAACAATGCCACCCAGGCACAAACCGCAGCCACCACCTCAGCTGCCCCGGCATCTGGACTGTTTGCGAGCACTGGTAACTCTTTGTTCGGAAACAAGGCAGCCTCCACCGCGCCGACTGCGACCCCCGCGAAGCCAACCTTTGCTCTGCCATCGACGACACCAGCCGGAGCACCACCTGCGGACTCTTCGAAGCCTGGCGGATCCAACCTTTTCGGAAACGCAGGTGCTCAGACATCCACCACACCCTCTCTCTTTGGAGCGAAGCCGGCGAACACCTCGGCTCCCGCTCAGCCCAGCACAACCACAGCAGCCTCATCCGGTCTCTTTGGAGGCGCGCAGTCTGGCGCCAGCGCCCCTTCTGGAGGGCTCTTCGGCGGTGGTGCCCCAGCCTCTACTACCGCTCCGTCATCAGGTGGACTTTTCGGTGGCGCAAAGACCGAGACAGCTGCACCAGCCGCTTCCCAAGCAGCCGGTTCGACACCTTCTACTACCTCAACCCTGTTTGGTGCTAAGCCCGCGGCTCCTGCGGCAGCTACTCAGAGCTCGACACCTGCTGGCGGACTCTTTGGAGGTGCGGCAACAACATCTGTTGATGCTACCACTTCGACTCCTGCGACTGCTGGAGGTTTGTTCGGCGCCAAGCCTGCTGCAACCACAGCCGCAGCTGCAACTACGGCGGCTCCAGCAACGGCTTCGAGCGCGGGTGGTCTCTTTGGTGGCGCCCCGAAGCCTTCTACCGAGTCGACGGCGCCCAAGCCTGCGGGCGGCTTGTTTGGAACACCGGCCACCACCCAGGCTCAGACATCTGCAACTACAGCTGCTCCTGCAACTGCGGCAACGACAACCGCAGCGCCAGCAAGCAGCCTGTTCGGAGCCAAGGCGGCCACGACTACAGACGCCAGCAAGGACGCAGCGAAGCCTGCCGCTCAGAACGGAACCAGTGCTCTAGGTGCCTCCACGACTGGACCTACCTCACAGATGGCCCGgctcaagaacaagaccaTGGAGGACATTGTGACGCGATGGGCCTCGGATCTGTCCAAGTACCAGAAGGAGTTCAAGGAGCAGGCTACCACTGTGTCCAGCTGGGACAGAAGCCTCGTAGACAACGGCGAGAAGATCCAGAAGTTGTACCTGGATACTTTTGAGGCGGAGCGAAGAAGCCATGAGATTGAGCGACAGCTTGCGGCTGTGGAGAACCAGCAGGATGAGCTCGAGGCTTGGCTTGATCGTTATGAGTCGGAGGTCCAGGACATGTTTGCCAAGCAGCTTGGTCCCGGCGAGCAGTTGGCAGGTCCTGACCAGGAGCGGGAGCGCACATACAAGCTCGCAGAGAAGCTGATGCAACAATTGGATGAGAAGTCGAGGGACCTCACTAAGatggtcaaggagatcaatGACATTTCAGGCACACTTAACAAGGGTGCTAAGCCCGAGGACCCTGTAAGTTTCATGCCCCCATGGTCAAGGGTGAGCAAAGTTACTGACCAAGCGACACAGCTGAGCCAGATCGTCCGGGTTCTCAACGGCCACCTCACACAGCTGCAGTGGATCGATGCTAATGCCTCGGCCCTCCAGTCCAAGGTGACGGCGGCCCAAAAGTCGAGCAGCAACCTTGGAAGCCACTACGGCAGCTCGGATAATGATGCGGCGGAGAGCTTCTACCGTTCGTACATGGGGCGACGATAAGCGGGAGGTGGACGAGTGTAATTCATTGGGAATGGAGTTTGGGCAAGGACTCTATGTAATTCTGTAGTAGCAAGATGGAAGACCAAGTCacacagacagacagacatgGTCGGAGAGCAATCAAGACGAGATGAGACGTGGGAGGTACACATgagatgcgatgcgatgcgatgcggaAACCTGTAGAGTGCGCGGATGCGTGAATGTTTCTTGTACACTAGTTTAGACTGTGGAAAAAGGGAACCTCTGGATGATGTGTCATTTCATACAATATCATATCCATCCCATCGAGTCGACGACGATCGTGTGAATGTGtttggttggttggtgtcCGTTGTCTTGACGAGCCGAAATAAAATCTCTCGCAATTGAGTGGCTTCCCCGCGCAAAGCTTTGCCCGACCTATCCGGTAACGAAGATGTGGAAAAATGAGAGGTTTAGTTCTGCTCGCCGCCCTGCTCCTTGGTGATCTCGTCGCTGTTGATGGACAAGTCAGTAAAGGGGTCGCCTGGCGCATCAATTGGGTAGTTGGAGGGGACGTACATGTGCTTGGAGAGGCGCTCgaggtgctgctgctgctcctggagcttcttcttgagctcaatgagcttctccttctcgcgcTGGCGGATGGCGTAGTCCTCGTTGGCCTTCTCTCGTCGCTGGAAGGCGTCACTGTGGAACAGAGGTTAGGATCAATTGATGTCTTGGTGATGCGAATTGATGCAAATCCATCCGCGGCCGGAGGGAGGAACTTACCCAGGACCGCCGGTCTTGGGAGGAGCACCGGTAGCACCCTCGGTCATGACGCGGGGGGTGGTCGAGAAGCATCGAACGGGCCGGAAGGTGGCCGTCTGGCGGAAAGTTGTTCGGAGCATGGTTGTTGATATGTCTTGTGAAAGACTAGGTTGAAGGGTGAAGGTAGAGGCGTTTTGTGTGTGTAGCGATGACGTGGGGAAAGGTTGGAGAAGTGGTTGCGAAGAGCCGAGAGCAATTGGCCGGATGATCTGATGAGCAGCGAGCTGTCTGGGTTCGGGTCAGGCTTCGGGCCATAGAGCGGTACATCTACAACATAGAAATTTACAGCGGCTTCACAGGTACTCTGCTAAGACGGTCGCACGGTTGGCGGTAAATCCCGGCCCCGTCCGCTTGGGAGCTCGGATCTGGGAGCCTGTCAGCGCGGACGAGTGAGCCTACGGGATTGAAGAATTCGAGCAGCCAGGGTCAGGATCGCTTCTAGGGTTCCCTGTAAGGCTGCAGTGAACGGACGTTTTGTTTGTCTATTCTGTAAAGTTTTGGTAATTCCCGTCGTGATCTTAAAGAGAGAAACCCATTAAGAAGGCCCCCAAAGTCAAGACTTCATGATCCAGCAGAGACATCCATCGCCAACAGAACAGATGCCTCCTCTCAGGTGACGGGGCGGGTGGCGTGGAGTTGTACCGCGTATGGAGCAGGCGATGGGGCTGCTGTGCGGAGGGAAATAAAACTGACAGGCTAGATAGCCGGTTCGGAAGCagaggcaggcaggcagagaTCACCAGATATTTGCTGCAAAAGGCCTCGGATGGCACACAATCTCTCACCTTGCCCAGGACTTTAGTGATCAGGTGGACACCCATTGACCATGGTGTTGCTGGTTGACCTCGGGTCTTGATTGGGTAACACACGTCTAAGAGGCACTTTGACAGACGCAATCATCAATTGCACcaagagaggagaagagggaagGATTGTTGATAAAATGATTCAAAAATCATCAAAAAAGACTCTCAAGATCTTTTCAAACTAATGTAATTTTACCCAAATTCTTCCCCTTGTTGAGATACAAGCGGTCCAGTTGTTGGTGTTTCTGGAACCATGGGCATGTTTCTTCCCAGCTGAAGTGGTGGCAACGACGTCAGCGGGCCCTGCAAAACAGACCAACGCCATGCGGCGCAGCTCGGGCAGACGGCTGCAATGCTAATGAGCCCCCATGATGGGCACGTCTTGTCTGATGGAGAGACGTTTGATGAAGGTTCATGCTGTCTTGTAAGTGAGTTTTTTGCAGGTTCCGCCTGTGAGCATTCCAAATAATCCAAACCATCCACGGCCAAAAGTCTGCTCCACAGACGTGTACGCCTTGATAAGACTGTGAATAAGAAAACAAGGTTGTGCCGCCGACCAGCTGACCTATTGTAAAGGTCGAGGCaaggcgaggcgaggcatCACGCTCTTTGTTGTTGTAGGCAGCTTTGGGCATGATGAGTCAATCGCCACGGCCCAACCAATGTTGGTTGCGTTTGAAGTGGCACAGGCAGCGAGGAGAGCAGAGCGCCTCATGCTTGGTCGCCGTTTCAGCCCGTATCAGGGTGGACAGAATACGAATAACATGGAGACGGTTGGTAATTAAAAAGGCGTGCAAGATGCTATTAGTTTTTAGTGAAGGGTGTGCAGATGATAAACGTCGCCTTCATCGCTGGTCGGATATTTTGGACTCTATTGCCTGTCCCACGAGCCTCGTGTCGGCACTTGTGTGACTGCTCGCCTGCTCTGGCACGCCAAGGGGAGGATGAAGGGGGGTCACCAGCACTGGATTCTGGGAGACGAATTTGGGcgcatgatgacgatgatgacgatgacggcgaTGACGATTTTGGGGgccccctccatccatccatcgttTCGTTTCGCTGCTGTTCCCTGTGCTTCGTTTCTTCACTCCTGGGAATTCCAGCCGCTCGTTGCTCAGCCGTTGACGTGTCGTTCCGCAACATGACGGCTCATATCGGGTCTAGTCAGGTCAAGCATTCGAGGGAGGAAGGGAGGGGTTCTGGTCTATTGTCTCGAAAGTCTCGGGTCAGGGGGCTGGGCGAGGCTGCAGGGACTGACTGATAAGGGCACTATGCTTTCCAGGGCGGATTGTTGTTGATCGTAATTGGACCTTGATTATGTTGGTTGAGTAGATACTGTGCTGCCGTTAGAAGCGAAGCTGGGCAATTTACAACTCGTTGATAGCCAGGTAGGATGTGCAAAGGCAGCCTGCCAATTGGGCATCTTATCCAGCACGTGAGGCTGTCAATAGGAACTCATTCCACGCCTTGCCATGAACAGCTGAGGCACTctcgtcaaggctgaggtggAGGATCCAGGCGATGACAACAATGCCTTATTGCATCCCGCCCACTAACAGGCCGTGCCCACTGTGACGGCAAAGGGGTGCCCTGGAACTTCAGTGGGACTCGACTCGACAGCTGGTGGGCAGTGCTTGCCAGTTCCTCGAGGGTACGTACCGAGGCCAGGGCAGTGGGCACCTCACTGATTGCCTGTGCTTAGCACTACTAGAAGCCAGAGGAAGGGGGCAATGGAGCTCCAGGGCACTGAGTCTTCGATGCCTCCACGTTTTCGCTCACTCCCGCCCGTCGTCAACCAAAACTTGCCCAATCCCCCAACAACCCCCGAAGCccgacttggacttggatcCTCTACCTAacttacctacctacctaccatCCGCCGTCCCGCAAAACCACTTCTTTTTTTCACCTTCTCCCCCCCGTGCAGTCACCTTCTACTTGATTGAGCTCTCCAGCTTTACCTTTGATAATTCTCCCCTTTTCCTTCACGTCACTCCTACAGATTCCCGACTTTAGGTATGTTTGCGACCTCGTTCTGACCCCTTTCCTCTCCCCTGAGCAGCGGCGCCTGTCCTGTCGCTGCACCTGTACCTGTTTGTTTGTGTTGTTGTGCCCTTTTGCCCCCCCCTCTGTCGTCATTGCCCCCCCTCCCTCAGCGAAAGGAGAACACGCACCCATCAAATGCCCCTTGGAGTCCTCGACGCCTTCAACCACCGCGAACAACGGagcctcatctccatcgtcgacgaTATTCTCCGACAAGGCGTACGGTTACATGCTCAGACGCTGCATCGCTTGTCCCCTGCTGCCACGCCTTTCCAGGAGCAGCTGTTTGAAACCCCCCCGCCACTGACGGGCCAAGCAAGAGCGGGGAGCCTCACCGAGTCGTTcgtcgctcgctcgctctaGCCACGCACTAACAGGCGGCGCGCAActgcttctccctcttcaaTCGCCCATAAACTCCATCGACCCGTCGCCCCTCGTCACTTCGCTCCGTCATCTTTCATCGCCGCCTCGACTCATTCGCAAATCCGCGCTGGTTCGATTCTTTCTTCGCTTCCTTTGCGCTTGCCCTTTTTTACTTACCCACCTACCGCACCGCTTTGTTTACCTCTCGTCTGACAGCACCCCCTTTACTAACTCGCTTTGGAACCACAGTCGTCAAACACCGCCAAAATGGGTCACGAAGATGCTGTCTACCTGGCCAAGCTTGCTGAGCAGGCTGAGCGCTACGAGGGTATGTGTTGCATGTCGAAGAATTCAATCGACCTTGCCTGCCTTTTTATCGATCGCGCGCTGACACTGGGCGCGCGCGCCTTTCGCAGAGATGGTCGAGAACATGAAGATTGTCGCTTCTGAGGACCGCGATCTCACCGTTGAGGAGCGAAACCTTCTGTCCGTCGCCTACAAGAACGTCATTGGCGCTCGCCGTGCTTCTTGGCGCATAGTCACCTCCATCGAACAGAAGGAGGAGTCTAAGGGCAACTCTTCTCAGGTCACCCTTATCAAGGAGTACCGACAGAagatcgaggccgagcttgCCAAGATCTGCGACGACATCCTCGAGGTCCTTGACCAGCACCTCATTCCCTCTGCCAAGTCCGGCGAGTCCAAGGTCTTCTACCACAAGATGTAGGCGCATCCACGATGGCCACCACCGGCCGCTTGACCGCAACCCGTCATGTGCTGACCCAGCCCTACAGGAAGGGTGACTACCACCGTTACCTCGCCGAGTTCGCCATCGGTGACCGCCGCAAGGACTCTGCCGACAAGTCCCTCGAGGCCTACAAGGCTGCTACTGAGGTCGCTCAGACCGAGCTGCCCCCTACCCACCCCATCCGCCTTGGTCTCGCCCTCAACTTCTCCGTCTTCTACTACGAGATCCTCAACGCTCCCGACCAGGCTTGCCACCTTGCCAAGCAGGCATTCGACGATGCCATTGCTGGTATGTCTTGGTGCCTACCGTTCTCTTGATCCCCCGCTGACTCTTATCGTACAGAGCTTGATACCCTGAGCGAGGAGAGCTACAAGGACTCCACGCTTATTATGCAGCTCCTCCGCGACAACCTTGTACGTTTTCCGCGATACCTGGCTTTCAATGACGACGGTGATGGCTAACATGTTGAAACAGACCCTCTGGACCTCTTCTGAGGCCGAGACCTCTGCTGCTGGTCAGGCTGAGGctcccaaggaggaggctgccgcACCTGCCGCTGACGCCCCCGCCCCCGCCGCCCAGGCTGAGGAGCCCAAGGCCGAGTAGAGTGACAAAGTATGATTGGTCTATGCAGGTGTCAGGTGGGCTGGTGTCTACGGAGTGGACGGAAGACCTCGTTTTTGATCAAGAGCTTCGGCATCGTTTCGGTACACAGACAAGCACCATGGAGGGGCTGACTTTTTCCACCAACGGGCTGGCAGGGGTCTTGAGGAGAGCACTTGGACGTTCTGCTTTTAGACTTTTAATGCGTTGACCGTCTGGacaataaaaatactaaaattacTTTCAATACACGATGATACATGATTGGTGACAATGGGATTGGATGTTGAGCCTCGAGGCATGTTGCATTCAGCAGGGGCCATATGAACCGTGGCTCTGGTCATGGGTTGTAGCTGCAAGGTAGGCTGTTACGGTTTCAGTCATGACAATGCACAAACAACATGGGTGTTTCTCTTGTGGGATGTTTTGGGTGTCAACTCTTTTTGGTGATATCATCTGAAGGCGGcgtctcatcatcttcaacgtCCATGACAGCAAAGTGAACTCTCAGCCATAGACTGCAGTCTAGACATGCAACCACCAACTCCCCTTCGTCACTGACTTCCTCCAGATCCGTCTCTCGAAATACATAGCTCCTCTCGTTTCCACAGCGGCAGGGACGATACCAGcactcgtcatcctcgtcaaaggCAAGGTCATCCAAGTCGACGTTTTCTACACCCGTCTGAAAGGCTGTGTCCCGACTTGCAGCACCAGCAGGGCGAGATACACGTAGGGCAGCGTCGTAGGCAGCCCGTGATGAAGGGCTGGAGAGGACGTTGA includes:
- a CDS encoding ATP synthase F1 subunit epsilon, which encodes MLRTTFRQTATFRPVRCFSTTPRVMTEGATGAPPKTGGPGDAFQRREKANEDYAIRQREKEKLIELKKKLQEQQQHLERLSKHMYVPSNYPIDAPGDPFTDLSINSDEITKEQGGEQN
- a CDS encoding Nsp1-C domain-containing protein; this translates as MSFSFGGTGGSSGAPNNNTTSTAPASGGLFGAAAGTPKFSFGGATAGSSTTPAGNPGGLFGQQTGASAQKPAGGLFGGSATNNASTTPASTGTGLFGGGASTTPSSGGLFGGGGASTTPATTATTGGLFGGGATTSTTPASGGLFGNNGNAANKPAGNLFGGANTTTPASGGGLFGGQNNATQAQTAATTSAAPASGLFASTGNSLFGNKAASTAPTATPAKPTFALPSTTPAGAPPADSSKPGGSNLFGNAGAQTSTTPSLFGAKPANTSAPAQPSTTTAASSGLFGGAQSGASAPSGGLFGGGAPASTTAPSSGGLFGGAKTETAAPAASQAAGSTPSTTSTLFGAKPAAPAAATQSSTPAGGLFGGAATTSVDATTSTPATAGGLFGAKPAATTAAAATTAAPATASSAGGLFGGAPKPSTESTAPKPAGGLFGTPATTQAQTSATTAAPATAATTTAAPASSLFGAKAATTTDASKDAAKPAAQNGTSALGASTTGPTSQMARLKNKTMEDIVTRWASDLSKYQKEFKEQATTVSSWDRSLVDNGEKIQKLYLDTFEAERRSHEIERQLAAVENQQDELEAWLDRYESEVQDMFAKQLGPGEQLAGPDQERERTYKLAEKLMQQLDEKSRDLTKMVKEINDISGTLNKGAKPEDPLSQIVRVLNGHLTQLQWIDANASALQSKVTAAQKSSSNLGSHYGSSDNDAAESFYRSYMGRR